Genomic DNA from Vibrio tubiashii ATCC 19109:
ACATTTCTACTTTGCTGAGAACAGGACATTTTAAAGTGGGATTGACAGGTGTAGTGGATAAGGGAATATGGCTAGCATACGTAGTCTGGTTGTATGGATGCGATGCATAAAGTAATCCAAAAAATCAGAATGCCCTATAGGTCGTAACTCACAATTGTTCAAAAACAAGTTAGAGATCCCAACTCACTCGTTCCTTATTCCTGCGGATATCCCAGAAAAACAAAGGGTTGACACAAAATGCCAACCCTTCAAAATTCTCGCTTTCTCGCTTTCTCGCTTTCTCGCTTTCTCGCTTTCTCGCTTTCTCGCTTTCTCGCTTTCTCGCTTTCTCGCTTTCTCGCTTTCTCGCTTTCTCGCTTTCTCGCTTTCTCGCTTTCTCGCTTTCTCGCTACTTCTCTAGCATACCTAGCTTGTCTGGCACGCCGTTCCATTTTTCGGCTTCATCCATGGCGGGTTTCACTTCGGTTTGTACTGGCCAAAGCTCGGCAAGTTCGGCATTGAGCTCAATGAAGAGGGTTTGATCGTCTGGCACTTCATCTTCTTGGAAGATCGCGTGCGCATCACATTCATCAACACACAGACCACAATCAATGCATTCGATTGGATTGATGACCATAAAGTTTGGGCCTTCATGAAACGCATCTGCCGGACATACAGCGACACAGTCAGTGTATTTACATTGGATACAGTTATCAGTTACGACAAACGCCATGATGAATGCTCTTGTATAAGTCAAAATTGAGGAAAGGGGATAATACTCATCCCAAGCCAAAATTCAATATGTTTGATTTAGTATGACAGACAATTCAATTTCTCGTAAAATGCGCGCCATTGTGAGCTGACCGTTCGTCAAACGGTTCTGGCTAAGACACCTATCTATACGAGACATCAACATGATACGTTTAAATGAAATTAAACTTCCTCTTGATCATGAGGAAGAGGCGCTGACTGCTGCCATTACCAAGAAGCTTGGCATCTCTGAAGACCAAGTCATCTCTTACAATGTATTTAGACGTGGCTACGATGCTCGTAAAAAAGCCAACATTCTATTGATCTACACGCTAGACGTGGTGGTTGAAAATGAAACTGCACTACTTGAGCAGTTCGTTAGTGATCCGCACGTAAAAGAAACGCCAGACATGGAGTACAAATTCGTTGCCAAAGCGCCTGAGAACGTGACGGAACGTCCTGTGGTTATCGGCTTTGGTCCATGTGGTTTGTTCGCGGCATTGATTCTTGCGCAAGCGGGCTTTAAACCTATCGTTGTTGAGCGCGGTAAAGAGGTTCGTGAGCGTACAAAAGATACCTTCGGCTTCTGGCGTAAGCGAACTCTAAACACGGAATCAAACGTTCAGTTTGGTGAGGGTGGTGCAGGTACGTTCTCTGACGGTAAGCTTTATAGCCAAGTAAAAGATCCAAACTTCTACGGTCGTAAAGTAATCACTGAGTTTGTTGCAGCAGGCGCTCCAGAAGAGATCATGTACGTAAGTAAGCCTCACATTGGTACCTTTAAGCTGGTAACGATGATCGAGAAGATGCGTGCGAAAATTATCGAACTGGGTGGTGAAATCCGCTTTAGCACTCGCGTCGATGATATCCACATGGATGGCGAGCAAATCACGGGTCTAACCCTATCGAACGGTGAAGAGATCAAATCTCGCTACGTTGTTCTAGCCGTAGGTCACAGTGCGCGTGATACATTCGAAATGCTGCACGATCGCGGCGTGTACATGGAAGCGAAGCCGTTCTCGGTTGGTTTCCGTATTGAGCACAAGCAGTCGATGATCGACGAAGCACGTTTTGGTAAAAATGCCGGTAACCCAATCTTAGGTGCCGCTGACTACAAACTGGTTCATCATTGTAAGAATGGTCGTACTGTATACAGTTTCTGTATGTGTCCGGGTGGTACAGTCGTCGCCGCTACGTCTGAAGAAGGTCGCGTTGTGACTAATGGTATGAGCCAATACTCGCGTTCAGAGCGTAACGCGAACAGTGCAATCGTTGTGGGTATCGACCCTGAACGTGATTACCCAGGTGATCCACTAGCAGGTGTCCGTTTCCAACGTGAGCTTGAGTCAGGTGCTTACGTACTTGGTGGTGAAAACTACGATGCGCCAGCACAGAAGATTGGTGACTTCCTTAAAGGTCGCGATCCGAGTGAGATTGGCGACGTTCAGCCGTCATTCACTCCGGGTATCCACCTAACGGATATCTCTAAAGCGCTACCAGATTTTGCCATTGAAGCGATCCGTGAAGCAATTCCAGCGTTTGATAAGAAGATCAAAGGCTTTGCGTCTGATGACGGTTTATTGACTGGTGTTGAAACTCGTACATCTTCTCCAGTTTGTATCAAGCGTGGCAAAGACTTCCAGAGCATCAACCTTAAAGGCTTCTACCCAGCAGGTGAAGGGGCTGGTTATGCAGGTGGTATCCTTTCTGCGGGCATTGACGGTATCAAGGTGGCTGAAGCTCTTTCTAAGGCAATGGTTGCTGACCTAGAAAACGCGTAATCTCACTAATCAAATATCTAGGCTCTTCTGTTATGGCAGAAGGGCCTTTTTTATCTCTATAAGGTGGTGGGAGTATTCAATTCGTCTGGCTCACCAAGGTGATTACGAGTTCCAATTTGAGTTGAAAGGGGCCGCTGAGTTTGAACATTAAACTCTAATCAATCTCCCATTTAAATCCAGCACTGATTTCTCCGTTCTCATTTGATTGAACGTGAGTTTCGATTCCTTTGCTAGGGAATTGGGTAATGTAACATTTTACATCACTGCTTTTTTGCTTCGGATTTTTTGCGTCAAAAGAGTCTTGGGTTCTCTCTGTACATTCATCTCCTGAAAATTGAGTTTGTATCGGTGTCGTATCTTCATCGTAAGGGGAAGGCTGCCACTGGACTGGAGCAGAGATAGTATGGTTCTGAGGTAATTCATCAAGGAATGTACCCGCATAGGCGCTGGTGGTAGTAGCGGATAGTAAGAAAGCTAGCAACAAATGTTTGGTCATAAAAAGGTGCCTGTCTATAAAATCTTTAGCGAAGTTACTTTTATAAATTAGAGCCAAAATAAAATTTAAGCAATAAAAAATTATCGTTTTACGATAATTTTTTATTGCTAAGTAGGTTTTATTTGCCTAAGATATACTCAAGTTAAGTTCACTTAGGTCCTCTCATGACACAACAATCTATCAGCAAATTTAGTCGAAATTTATTGGTGCTATTTTGGTTCTCTCTTGTTTTTACCGCCGTGTTAAATACGGTATTTTGGTTTTCTGCAACGTTATGGGATGCTGAATGGTTTAAGGCTGGCTTTCCCGTTGAGGTGACATTGCCTTTAAGTTTGACTCGGTCATTGATTGGTTTTTTGCCAAGTATGCTGACAACGTTTTTGACAATGGCTCTACTGTGGCAGTTGATAGTCCTCTTTCGTTTGTATGAAAAAGGTCAGATCTTTGAACGTCAAAATACACTGTGTTACAAAAAGATCAGTTACTTATTGATGGCAACGCCTTTCGTTCAACTTATTATGGGCATACTTCTTAGCTTCGCATTGTCGTACAATGACGGAAATTGGAACGTATCGTTTGAAGTGAATGACGCTGACATCACAATGTTTGTTATTGGATTGGTGGTTCGTGTTATTGCAGTAGTAATGGAAAGAGCAGCAGAGCTTCAAGAAGAAAGTGAGCTGACAATTTAAGTGAAAGTTTATGGCGATTGTAATCAACCTAGATGTAATGCTAGCTAAACGGAAAATGCGCTCCAATGAGTTGGCGAAACTAGTTGGTATTACCGAGCAGAACCTATCAGTGCTTAAAAATGGCCGTGCCAAAGCGGTCAAATTGTCTACTTTAGAAGCAATCTGCAAGCACCTGGATTGCCAGCCAGGCGATTTGCTCGAATATACGCCTACTGAGAGCGATACCTAACTGATGTAGCCAATTGATGATGACCTTAAAAAGCCAGTGTTAATCTCTGGCTTTTTTACGTTTGATATCTTTTCTCGCTTTAATATCTTTAATTTGCATTAGTTTAGTGATCATTTTGTAAGTTAGTGTGCTGGCGACTAAGCTTTGTCTATATGCACATTGAGGTATATCAATGGATCTGATTAAACTTATCTATGTGAGCACAGTTAGCAAGGAGTTTGAGCTGACATCTTTTGAAGACATAATGAACAGTGCTCAGGGAAATAATGGTGAACATGAAGTCACTGGGATTTTGTATTTCAATCAACATTATTTTATACAGTATTTGGAAGGCAGCGAGGAGAATGTGGAGTCTACCTATCGCCGTATCCAGAAAGATAAGCGTCATTGTAATGTCACGCTGTTAGATAAAAGTTCAATCGAAAATAGGCAGTTTAGCGGTTGGTCTATGGCTTATTTGCTTCAATCAGAGATTCTAAAAACGCTCAACTTCTATTTTATGGATTCACCTGAATTCAACCCATATAGACTTGATGCACAATCTGCAAACGAGTTAATTACTGAGTTAAGAAGTCACCTGCCACTCGCTTATTTGCACAGCGATGCCTTATCGAAAACTTATCGTTAAACCAAGTATTTGCTTGCTCTACGAACATAATATTACGATTGCATTGTTTATTTTAGTCGTACTTTTTTCCTTCATGATCCTGACAAAGGTCTAAACTGAGTACTATTCGCTGTTCTATTTTTCCTATTGAATCCGACCCCTCTCAAGGAGGCAAAATGGCATCTCAGAACATCCAACATTTTTTTCATCCTGACTCTGGCACCATAAGCTATGTGGTGGCTGATCAGGATACAAAAGAAGCGATTATCATTGATCCTGTTGCCAATTATGATGTGAAAAATGACGAGATTAGCTATGAGTCCGCGCAAGAGATTATTGATCATATTCAACTTAATCAGCTGCACATAGTAGCTATTTTGGAAACGCATATTCACGCGGATCATTTGTCGGGTTCGTTTTATTTGAGTAAGGAACTTCAGGCTCCGATTTATGTTTCGGAAGGGGTCAAGGAGGTTTATGCGCAGTGGAAGGACGAACTGTGTCTCAGTGAGCTTTATCACTTTGAACATTATCTATTGGAAAATGAAGAGATGGATTTTGGCAATTCTCACTTAGAGGTCATTGCGACACCCGGACACACCCAATCTGACTTAACCTTTAAGATAGGTGATGCACTGTTTGTTGGTGACTCATTGTTTTTTAATGGTACGGGTCGGGCTGACTTTCCTGGTGGCAGCGCTGAGAAAATGTTTGAGTCGATACGTAAGTTGTATGAATTGAAGGACAGTACAGAAGTGTACCTTTGTCATGATTACCCAGATAAGGCAGAAAACCTCCATTATAAAACCACGATAGGTGATGAAAAGCATGACAACATCTTGGTTGATGAGAATACCTCATGCCAACAATTTGTTGATAAAAGGGAGGGACGAGATCATCAACTCACGCCCCCAAAGCTTCTTAAGCCAGCGTTAGAGTTTAACCTTACCGCGTTGCATTCTCTTCACTAAGCGTTGTGTTATAAAAGGCGGAGAGAACCGAGGTTAGGTGCCGAGAAGCGGTGACTCTAACTCGAAATATGATTGAGAGGGACTAACCATGATTGTCCGGTTTATCACAATATGTATGTTGTTTGTCTTTTCAGCTCAAGCGCAGGTTCCTTCACGCATATTATGGACGATACAGGATGAATGGCCGCCATATGTTATCGACTCTGCAGAAGTGAAAGGTTTGGCCTATGAGATTATTTCGGAAGCCTTTGCTGAACAAGGCTACACCATTAAAAATACCATTAAACCATGGAGCCGAGCTTTAAGGGAGGTAACGACTCAGCGCTATGATATTGCGCTGACCGTTTGGAAGAGTAGCGAGAGACTCGAGTATCTTGATTTCAGTGATGCCTATCTGACCAATTCACTCATCTTTGTATCGCTAAAAGAAAACTCATTCAGTTATACAGGTCTAGAAAGTTTAAAAGAGAAACGGATTGGAGTATTGCGAGGCTATGCCTATGATGATGACTTCTTGAAATCGAATGCTTTTGATCGGATGGACTCTGATAGTTTAGCCACCAACGTGAGAAAGTTAAAAGCTGGCCGGATCGATGCGTTAGTGGCCGATAAGTTCTTTTTCTTATGGTATTTAAAAAACAATGAGTTAGAGATTAATGACTTCGCTTTGATCGACAAACCATTAGCAGAAAACCCGTTATATATTGCTATCAGTCGTGATCATCCAAACAAAGAGAGTATTCTATCGGCTTTTAATGCCGGGCTGAAGTCACTGCAACAGTCGGGAAGAATTGCCGATCTGATTAAAAAGTACGAATAAATTAGGGCACCTGATGGTGCCCCAATTTCTAGACTATAGTCGACTGTTTATTTGTGCTATCTCCTCACACCAATCTTGCTGCAGGTTGGGCTTTTGATGCTTGGGTTTACGCTGAAGATCTTCTTCAAGTAACGTTTCTAGCTCTATCAAGCGCTCTAGTAGTTGCTCTTCGCCAGTTAGCTTTCCGTCTAAGAGGTTCAACTCCTGTTGATTATCTGATGCTTGAACAGCCAAAGCGGTGTCAGGATGTTCGGCTATCTGTTGGTACACCTCTTCAGCGCTTAGGTACTCGGTTAATGTACCATTGTTGATTAACCAAAAATGATTGCAGCTTTGCTCGATGAGACTACGGTCGTGGCTGACAATGAGTGCCGCACCATTAAACTCATTCAAAGTCGCAATCAGTTCTTCTTTGCCTTCTATATCCAAGTGGTTGGTTGGCTCATCAAGAAACAACAGATGGTACTTCGCGAGGGTTAGGCCGATAAACAATAAGCGCGCACGCTCACCGCCACTGAGTGAGGCCACATCTTGGTTGTGCCGTGCATACTCAAAGCCTGCACCAATCAGTGAACGCTTAGCTATTTCACTACTCACGGATGAAAAGGCCTGTAAGGCGTCGCTTATAGTGTCAGTGTCTTTCAGCTGCTTGAGAGACTGGTCGTAGTATCCTAAGCGACACCTGTCATGAAAGGTGACAGCCTGTGAGCTCAATGGGTTTATCTCGGCGAGATAATGTTGGTAAAGTTGGTTAAGCAGGGTTGATTTACCGCAGCCATTACTTCCTAAAACCGCAATCCGGTCGCCACTTTTTACGCGCATTTCTACCATTTCAAATAGATGGAAACAGCTATCTGGTGGTGTAACGCTAAACTCGCCGGTTTCAAGCAGTCGGTTGGCAGGCAGAGCTTCACCTTGCAATACAAGTTGCCAAGGCGTGCCTTCTGTCAACTCTGTTTGAGCTTCCTCTAAGCGCTCTTTTCTCGCAAACATGGTCTTTGCTTTACGGGCGAGATCTTCGTTGTCATAAACCTTACCCCAGATCGCGAGCCGTTTGGCACTTTTCTCTATTCGGTCTATCTCTTTTTGCTCATTGGCATGTCGAGCTTGGTCTTGCTGATCTTTCTCATACAGTGCGGCCCTTGCTTGAGTGCAAGGTAGGGCAAAATGATGAAGAGATTGATCTCGCATGACCCAAGTCGTATTTGTCACTCGATCTAGCAGGGTTTGGTCGTGTGAAACCAACACAAAAGAGCCTTTCCAATTGGAGAGAAACTGCTCTAGCCAAAGTAACGAAGGTAAGTCTAAGTGGTTACTGGGCTCATCGAGAAGCAGTAAGTCTGGCTGATTGATAATGGCTCTCGCGATAAGCAATCGCATCTGCTGACCACCACTGCAATTGGCGACAGGCATATCTTGCTCAGAGTGAGAAAAACCAAGCTCGGCCAACACCAGTTCAGCGCGCCAGTCGTCATCCACACTTAACATTTCAGCTAAGGCTTCACGGATACTTTGACTATAAAGGTGCTCAGGAACATGTTGCTCTACATAGCTCATAAGGCAATGGGTTGCTTTGGCTATGTGACCTTCTGTCGGTTCATATTGACCATTGAGTAGCTTCAATAGAGAGCTTTTGCCACAGCCGTTATGACCAATGAGTCCGATTTTATCACCACGATTAAGGGTGAAGGTTAGTGCTGTAAACAGCGGGTTTGAGGTGTAGGAAAGAGTTAGTGATTGTGCAGTTAAATAAGTACTCATAATTTTCTCAAGAATTTGGGGCGCAAAAGGCCGTTGTCTGTGCTGACAATAATTCTTCGAGCTTGAGGGAAAGTACTCGGGGACGTTATTCGTCTATAGTTGATATTTCGCTCAAGTCGAGATTATCGCAGCGCGATATCTAAAACTCTTGAGCGAGCCTTCATGCCATAAAAGCGTGGGTTGATTGAACACCACAAAGACATAAATTCCTCCTTAAGTTAGTTGTAAAAGTGTTGCCACTTTCGGTTATTCGTTGATGAGCATTTTAGCGCCATTGTCACCAATGTACAGAAAACTATCAGGGTTCAAGATAGCTTCGTGATAACAATCATAGGCTTATACTTTTGGCTTACGCCTTGTCTCTCAACCCTGAATTTATAAATTTGGGAGGATTTACATCATGTTGCTGTTGATAAAATCACCAAATACACATGCCAGACAAGGAGTCCTCCGTGAATCAACGGCAGTTACAACAGCAAGAGTTTGACCTAAGTGAACACAACCTAATTGTCGGTTGCGCTAAACAATGTCCTATTTCTCCCGAGTTATTGGCAGCCACCACTGCTGACTCTGATTACGTTGTCGATACATTTCAAAGTGGACTAACCGCAGAAGTGTTTCGCGTTCGATTTGATGGTAAGGATTACACCCTGAAGAAAAAGAGGCCAGAGGCGAAAGTGAAAAACCTCGATGGTCAGTACTCCTTCCTTAACGAAGTCCAACGTCGTTTCGATATTCAGCAGCAAAAAGACGATACGAGTACTTCGCAGGATTTCGAGTGCATAGTTTCTACGGTTTATGCTGATTATCGCTTAGGCATTATTTTGTCTGATTGGATTGAAGGAGCACCCATTCAACAGGTAACGAGTTCAATGCTCTCACAGCTATTTTCCACGTTATCTGCTTGCGAAAAGATAGGTCTATTTGAATGGGATTTATGTGGTGGAAACCTGCTTGTTGATGAACAGCATAAATTATGGCTATTCGACTTTGGTTATATGTATCCGTTCAATCCTATTAAAGAACTCAACAGCAATGGGCTAGAAGCACCTATGTTCAACTTCTGTGAGCGATTCGAGACTCGATTCCTATCTGGTTGGTTATTGGAAAATGAATACTCTCATCGTGAATCGTTAGCCATCTATAAGAACGTAAAGCATGAGGCACTGAACATTCTAATTCAGCAGCTCAATGGGTTAAAAAGTAGCGCGGCTGACTCGGTGGTGATAGCTGAAAAAGAGGCGCTGGTTAAGCGATATCAGCAGGCCCTAGAGAGCGAAGACAATCTAAACGCGCTGTTTCGCTTGGAAATGTTTCGCTCGCATGTACTCGATATTGAGGATGATCTTGATGGTCAAAGCTGTACACCGACCACCATTAAGCGAGTGGATTTAGTACTGTCGATGATCCGCGAGCACTACAATGAGCTCAAGCAGCAAGGTGGATTTTTCTATCACAATGAAGGGAAAACCCAGCAGGAGCTTATTGAATCATACAATCACAAGCGAGAATTGGTGAAACGGTATCAAATTACGTAGGAAGTTATTGTTCAAGGCAGAGCTTGTCAGTTTTGACTCTCTAGCATCTCTATCAAGCCGCCAGCGTTATGTAACTTGGTAAAGCCTTTCGCTTTTAGATACTGATAAGCCTTCCCTGAACGATTGCCACTACGACAATACAGTACTATTTGAGTATCTTTATCAATATCGGCAAAGTGAATGTTTAGCGCTGAGAGCGGATAGTTCACAGCTTGTGGTAAATGCCCGTCTGCGAACTCTGGTGGCGTTCTGACATCAACAATCATTGCGCCTTGTTCTATCCATTGCCAGCCTATCTCTGCCCGCTCAGAGGCGAAAGCTGGAAGGCTTAGCGCAGCCAGTAATGTAAAAAGTAGTGTTAGGCGCTTCATGGTGGTTCCTTTTTGCTGTAACTCACTCAGCATATCTGATTGCTCTCTTTTCGCCGCGAGATATGTCACAACACCTACTCTTTGCCCGTTTCGTAGCGATTTTCCTGTCACATTTTCTTACGTGTCCCTTTGAATAGAAACAACCTAGAAACATCTGCTGTGACTTGGGGCTCAATAGAATCTTGATACAGCGAATGTATCACCATACCTTTTACCGAGTTTATTCGTAGCCCTATATTTGGCGTCGCTGACAGCACATTTTTAAAGGTCTACGAATGAAACTCCAAACCCTAATTTGCGCAGCTTTGCTTGCAGGTGCATCGACTTCTGCTATCGCTGGAGAAACCAAACTTGATGTTCGTTTTGGTTACAATACGACGTCAGAAAATCGTGATAGCCGCGTGAAGTTTATGCACACCTTCGACAACGGTTTTTACTTTAGTGCAGAAGCAGCTCAGCTACATAACGACGCTTATTTTGGCAGCAATGATGCTAACAACCCAGACAAGAACGGTTTGCAAGCGGCGGCTCAAGAGTTTGAAGCGTCTTACAAGTTTAATCTTAATGATGATTGGTATTGGTCTCCGGGTCTTGTGACAGTCACAACTTCAGACTGGACGGAATATCGGCCTTACTTAAAGCTAGGAACCACGTTTGACAACGGGGTGTCGATGACAGGTCGCTACCGCTACAACTGGTCAAATGAGGCTAATGGTAAGCAGTATCTGGATGGCAGTGGCACAACACGCGGTGCATCAAATCAGTTTGATTTGTGGATCTCTAAAAACATTGGTGATTGGGGTCTAATGTATAACCCTCGCTACCGTGTTCAAGACGGTGTTGATCAGGGTACGGGCCGAGACGATTACTGGGAGCACACCATCATGGTTAACTACAAAGTCGATGAAACTTGGACGCCATACATGGAGTTGGTGTCGGTAGACGAGACATATGTGGATAGCAATGGTAATCGCGAAAATGACTACGCGGTGCGTTTTGGCGTTGTAATGAACCTGTAGTGTAGTTTTTAGTTCTCTATCTGTCCTTTGCCAGTCATTTCATTGACTGGCTTTTTTATGCCTGATTCTTTATAGCTAATCCGTCTTAACCAGAATGATTAAAGCTATTACAAGCGCTTGATTACCCACTACACTCTTCTAGCTAAAAGGGAGAGTCATGCACACTATTTCACTACTTGTCGTCGCGCTAATTGCCTTCGCCGCTAACTCATTTTTTTGTCGCCTAGCATTGGCGAATCACGCTATTGATCCGGGTTCTTTCACTTGGCTACGATTGGTCTCCGGAGCGGTAACACTGCTGCTTATTCAAAGTTGGCGTGGTCAAATGAGCTATTGCTTCTTTACTGAGAAACACAGCTGGTGGTCAGGCATCTCTCTTTTTGGTTATGCAGTTTGCTTTTCGTATGCTTACACCCAGCTTAGTACGGGGACCGGCGCTTTGATTCTGTTTGGTATGGTGCAGCTGACTTTAGTGGTGTTTCACGTTGTTTCTGGCAATCGCTTAAGTGCGAAAGAGATGCTAGGTATTGGGGTAGCTCTATCTGGCTTTACTGTTTTAATGCTACCGTCGGCAGAGGCTCCGAGTTTGAGTGCCGCTGCTCTAATGCTTGTTTCTGGGGTCTGTTGGGGTATTTTCACTCTGTTAGGGCGTCAAAATAGCGTTGCTTCAGTGTCTATTACCCAAGGGTTTATGCTCGCAAGTGTGCTTGCTTTTGCCGCTAGCCCACTACTTGTCTCGATCGAAACTATCACGGCTGATGGCGTTTTGTGGGCGCTACTGTCGGGCGTCTTTGCTTCCGGTTTTGGCTACATCTTGTGGTATCAAGTTGTAAAGCATATCTCAGTTCTTCAGGCGTCTGTCTCTCAGTTAGCGGTGCCTGTGATTGCCTTTGCCGCAGGAAGCATAGGGCTAGGTGAGCCAATAAAGCTAACTGCTGCTATCTCATCATTACTGGTTTTGGGTGGGATTGCCTTTATCTTCACTGCCCGAGCAAACAATTAACCCGCTAACAGCTCTCGTCCGATCAAATCGACTAGCTCTAAGATATGGATTTGAGATTCGCGATGATATGGTGAGATGCCATCGACCTGTTCTTCCAAGTCGAGGTTGATACCTGCTATGCCTGCCAATGTTGAGCCTAAATGACTAATTGCAAAGACCTTTAATCCTTTGCGTTTTGCATTGTGGGCCATATCGACCACAGCTTGAGTCTCTCCTGATTTACTAATTAGGATGACTGTGCCTGACTCCGCGCGAGCCAACTGGTGAATATCAGTAATCACTAGATGAGGAATGTTAGCGAGGGAAAGAAAACGCGACAAATACGAAACGCTCACAATCGACGCCCCACGAGAGTATAGATAGACCACCGGAGAGTGA
This window encodes:
- a CDS encoding ABC-F family ATP-binding cassette domain-containing protein produces the protein MSTYLTAQSLTLSYTSNPLFTALTFTLNRGDKIGLIGHNGCGKSSLLKLLNGQYEPTEGHIAKATHCLMSYVEQHVPEHLYSQSIREALAEMLSVDDDWRAELVLAELGFSHSEQDMPVANCSGGQQMRLLIARAIINQPDLLLLDEPSNHLDLPSLLWLEQFLSNWKGSFVLVSHDQTLLDRVTNTTWVMRDQSLHHFALPCTQARAALYEKDQQDQARHANEQKEIDRIEKSAKRLAIWGKVYDNEDLARKAKTMFARKERLEEAQTELTEGTPWQLVLQGEALPANRLLETGEFSVTPPDSCFHLFEMVEMRVKSGDRIAVLGSNGCGKSTLLNQLYQHYLAEINPLSSQAVTFHDRCRLGYYDQSLKQLKDTDTISDALQAFSSVSSEIAKRSLIGAGFEYARHNQDVASLSGGERARLLFIGLTLAKYHLLFLDEPTNHLDIEGKEELIATLNEFNGAALIVSHDRSLIEQSCNHFWLINNGTLTEYLSAEEVYQQIAEHPDTALAVQASDNQQELNLLDGKLTGEEQLLERLIELETLLEEDLQRKPKHQKPNLQQDWCEEIAQINSRL
- a CDS encoding substrate-binding periplasmic protein yields the protein MLFVFSAQAQVPSRILWTIQDEWPPYVIDSAEVKGLAYEIISEAFAEQGYTIKNTIKPWSRALREVTTQRYDIALTVWKSSERLEYLDFSDAYLTNSLIFVSLKENSFSYTGLESLKEKRIGVLRGYAYDDDFLKSNAFDRMDSDSLATNVRKLKAGRIDALVADKFFFLWYLKNNELEINDFALIDKPLAENPLYIAISRDHPNKESILSAFNAGLKSLQQSGRIADLIKKYE
- a CDS encoding MBL fold metallo-hydrolase gives rise to the protein MASQNIQHFFHPDSGTISYVVADQDTKEAIIIDPVANYDVKNDEISYESAQEIIDHIQLNQLHIVAILETHIHADHLSGSFYLSKELQAPIYVSEGVKEVYAQWKDELCLSELYHFEHYLLENEEMDFGNSHLEVIATPGHTQSDLTFKIGDALFVGDSLFFNGTGRADFPGGSAEKMFESIRKLYELKDSTEVYLCHDYPDKAENLHYKTTIGDEKHDNILVDENTSCQQFVDKREGRDHQLTPPKLLKPALEFNLTALHSLH
- the fdxA gene encoding ferredoxin FdxA, with product MAFVVTDNCIQCKYTDCVAVCPADAFHEGPNFMVINPIECIDCGLCVDECDAHAIFQEDEVPDDQTLFIELNAELAELWPVQTEVKPAMDEAEKWNGVPDKLGMLEK
- a CDS encoding helix-turn-helix domain-containing protein → MAIVINLDVMLAKRKMRSNELAKLVGITEQNLSVLKNGRAKAVKLSTLEAICKHLDCQPGDLLEYTPTESDT
- a CDS encoding BLUF domain-containing protein — protein: MDLIKLIYVSTVSKEFELTSFEDIMNSAQGNNGEHEVTGILYFNQHYFIQYLEGSEENVESTYRRIQKDKRHCNVTLLDKSSIENRQFSGWSMAYLLQSEILKTLNFYFMDSPEFNPYRLDAQSANELITELRSHLPLAYLHSDALSKTYR
- a CDS encoding NAD(P)/FAD-dependent oxidoreductase, with the protein product MIRLNEIKLPLDHEEEALTAAITKKLGISEDQVISYNVFRRGYDARKKANILLIYTLDVVVENETALLEQFVSDPHVKETPDMEYKFVAKAPENVTERPVVIGFGPCGLFAALILAQAGFKPIVVERGKEVRERTKDTFGFWRKRTLNTESNVQFGEGGAGTFSDGKLYSQVKDPNFYGRKVITEFVAAGAPEEIMYVSKPHIGTFKLVTMIEKMRAKIIELGGEIRFSTRVDDIHMDGEQITGLTLSNGEEIKSRYVVLAVGHSARDTFEMLHDRGVYMEAKPFSVGFRIEHKQSMIDEARFGKNAGNPILGAADYKLVHHCKNGRTVYSFCMCPGGTVVAATSEEGRVVTNGMSQYSRSERNANSAIVVGIDPERDYPGDPLAGVRFQRELESGAYVLGGENYDAPAQKIGDFLKGRDPSEIGDVQPSFTPGIHLTDISKALPDFAIEAIREAIPAFDKKIKGFASDDGLLTGVETRTSSPVCIKRGKDFQSINLKGFYPAGEGAGYAGGILSAGIDGIKVAEALSKAMVADLENA
- a CDS encoding DUF2975 domain-containing protein → MTQQSISKFSRNLLVLFWFSLVFTAVLNTVFWFSATLWDAEWFKAGFPVEVTLPLSLTRSLIGFLPSMLTTFLTMALLWQLIVLFRLYEKGQIFERQNTLCYKKISYLLMATPFVQLIMGILLSFALSYNDGNWNVSFEVNDADITMFVIGLVVRVIAVVMERAAELQEESELTI
- a CDS encoding protein kinase family protein, with translation MNQRQLQQQEFDLSEHNLIVGCAKQCPISPELLAATTADSDYVVDTFQSGLTAEVFRVRFDGKDYTLKKKRPEAKVKNLDGQYSFLNEVQRRFDIQQQKDDTSTSQDFECIVSTVYADYRLGIILSDWIEGAPIQQVTSSMLSQLFSTLSACEKIGLFEWDLCGGNLLVDEQHKLWLFDFGYMYPFNPIKELNSNGLEAPMFNFCERFETRFLSGWLLENEYSHRESLAIYKNVKHEALNILIQQLNGLKSSAADSVVIAEKEALVKRYQQALESEDNLNALFRLEMFRSHVLDIEDDLDGQSCTPTTIKRVDLVLSMIREHYNELKQQGGFFYHNEGKTQQELIESYNHKRELVKRYQIT
- a CDS encoding rhodanese-like domain-containing protein, whose amino-acid sequence is MKRLTLLFTLLAALSLPAFASERAEIGWQWIEQGAMIVDVRTPPEFADGHLPQAVNYPLSALNIHFADIDKDTQIVLYCRSGNRSGKAYQYLKAKGFTKLHNAGGLIEMLESQN
- a CDS encoding oligogalacturonate-specific porin KdgM family protein, with the translated sequence MKLQTLICAALLAGASTSAIAGETKLDVRFGYNTTSENRDSRVKFMHTFDNGFYFSAEAAQLHNDAYFGSNDANNPDKNGLQAAAQEFEASYKFNLNDDWYWSPGLVTVTTSDWTEYRPYLKLGTTFDNGVSMTGRYRYNWSNEANGKQYLDGSGTTRGASNQFDLWISKNIGDWGLMYNPRYRVQDGVDQGTGRDDYWEHTIMVNYKVDETWTPYMELVSVDETYVDSNGNRENDYAVRFGVVMNL